From Pseudomonas fluorescens:
GAGCAAGCGTGACCTGGTGGACGACGCCACCTTCGAGGCTCTCAGTGAACGCCTCACACGCATCAACCGCCGCGCGCCGATCCGTGTGGTCGAGCACGGCAAGATTGAGTTAGCCGAACTGCTCGATGTGCGCGGCTTCAACCTTAACGCCGGCATGAGCTTGCGCCCGGTGAGCAAGGCGCCGTCCAGCGACCGTATTTCCAGCCTGGTACTGCGCACTGACCAGCCGCTGGATATCGACCGCCTCAGTGAGTTCATGAACGAACTGCTGGAAGACCATGGCAAGCAACTGCTGCGCTACAAGGGCGTGCTCAACATCGCCGGGGAGGATCGGCGCATGGTGTTCCAGGGCGTGCTCAAGCTCTACGGGTTCGATTGGGACACCGAATGGGCCGAGGGTGAGGCGCGGGAGAGTGTGATTGTGTTTATTGCCGATGAGTTGCCGGAAGACAAAATCCGCGAAGGCTTTAAGCGGGTTTACCAGGCGTAAAAAATCTATGGTCCCCCCATTTTTGCAATACTGATTAACGGGCGATGTGGTTGGCTTGCTTAAATCTATCCGGCGTCTGTTTGGGGCTTGGGCTTGCCCCCTCCCACATTTTGCTGTGTGTCCGGCTTTATTTACCGAGCTTGCGCAACTCATCCGACTCCACCACCCGCACGCCGTCCTGCTCTTCCAGCGCCAGGCGCCACATGGCGCGGGCCAGTTCGCACACTTCAATGCCGTGGTACTTGCCTGGAATCAGGCGTGACAACGGCCCGGCCAATTGCTCGGCCAGGCGCGGCTCAACACGTTCCCCCAGTAGCAGCGAAGGCCGCACGATGGTCAGTTGCGGCCAGTCCTGGGCCTTGAGTGCCTGTTCCATTTCCCCTTTGACCCGGTTGTAGAACACCGAGGATTTCGGGTCGGCGCCAATCGCACTGATCACGATCAAGTGCCGCGCGCCCATTTCCCGGGCGCGCTTGGCGAAGGCCACGACCATATCCAGGTCAACGGCACGGAAGGCCTCTTCCGATCCGGCTTTCTTGATGGTGGTGCCCAGGCAGCAGAAGGCAATATCCACCTGGCCGCTCAGTTGCGGCAGGAGCACCGCCGGGTCGCCTACCGGGTTTTCCAGGCGCGGGTGTTCAGCCAGCGGTTTGCGGCTGGGCGCCAGCACGCGGGTTACGGTGGGTTCGTTGAGCAGGCGGTCAAGCAGGTGCTCGCCGGTAAGCCCGGAGGCGCCCGCGAGCAGGATATGCTGAGGTGTCAGGTACATGGTGTTTTCCCCCCTTGTTACACAGTTCAGCTTAGTTGCCTTTGGCTTCCTTGCTATTCATTGAGACGCTTTCGAGCGCCTTTCGTGCCTGCTGTTTGCGTAATAATTGCCAATGGGCGATCACGCCTTTGGGGGCCCACATCTGCGGTTCGGAAGGCTCGAAGTTGTCCGCCTGTTCGCGTTCGCTCACGTGCAGTTGCGCCAGTTTGAAAGCTTGCTGCAAATCGTCGGTCTGGTTGAAGGCCTGGGCGAAGAGGGCGTCGCCGAAGTAGGTGAAATCGGCTTCCTCGGAGCACCCGAACGACACACGGTCGGCGCGGGAGGCGGTCATGATCAGGGTGTGTTCGTCTTTCAGTGCCGGGATGAAACCGCCGGAGTAGCAGGCGGAGATCACGATGATCTTGTCGCGGTTCTTCAGCGGCGCGAGCACGGCGGCCAGCTCATCGGCAGGCAGGTCGGCCAGCTCCATGCGCGGCTGGTCCAGCACCAGTTCATGTTCGTGGGTGCCGTGGCTTGTCAGGTAGATAAACACCAGGTCTTCCGGCCCGCTGCGTTCGGCGAGGGTCTGCACCGCGCGGCGCAGGCTTTCGCGGGTGGCCAGGGGGCGGTCGGCAATATGGTCGCGGTGGTTGACCAGGCGGATCTGCCCCCGGGCACCGAAGCGGGTGGCGAGCATATTGCTGACGTAGTCCGCTTCGCGCAGGAACACGCTTTGTTTACCGTCACCGGCCACGGCCAGGGTGTACAGCTCCACGGCCGGGGTGGAGGCGGGTACGGCGGCGAGGGCGGCTTCGAGCAAGCGGCCCTGGGCGAGCACGCCAATTTCCAGCGGGTCGGGTAGCAACTTGCCGTCGGCATCCCGCACGCGCATGCCATTGACCCAGGTGCCGGCCTGCACGGTGCCGTCGGCGAGCACCAGGGTGCCACGCCCCTGGTAGTTGTCGCTGTCGAAGCCGCCGATATAGAAGCTGCCATCGGTCAGGTTCAGGCGGCCTTCGCCGCTGAAGCGCCAGTCGGCGAACTCGCCGACATAATGGCTACCGTCCACACCAATCAATTCGCCCTTGCCGCTCAGGGCGCCTTCCTTGAACTGGCCGATCCACACGTCGCCGTCGGCGTTTTCATAACGGCCCTTGCCATTGAGCTGGTTCTGCTTGAACTGGCCGACATAAATGTCGCCGTCAGCGCTGTTGAACGTGCCGTTGCCTTCCAGTTGGCCATCGACGAAGTGGCCGCTGAACTGATTGCCGCTGTCGTCGTTGCGCTGGCCTTCGCCATTTGGTTTGCCGTGGGCGAACTGGCCCTGGTATTGGCTGCCGTCGGCCAGCTCCAGGCGACCGAGGCCGGAGTACTGGTCGTCCTTGAATTCGCCGCGATAGGTCATTTGCCCCTCTTTGAGGGTGCCTTCGCCGTTGCGTCGACCGTTCTTGAAGCCGCCCACATAGTGGCTGCCCGCCGTGCTCAAGCTGCCCTGGCCATCGAACAGGCCTTGCTTGAACTGGCCTTTATAGACTTCGCCGTTGCTGCCGTGCCATTCGCCCTGGCCGTGCCACTGGCCTTGGTCGAACTGGCCGGCGTACCAGCTGCCGTTGGGGTAGTCCACGCGGCCCTGGCCTTGCAGCAAGCCATTGACCACATCACCCCGGTAGCGGCCGCCGTCGGGCAGGCGCGCATCGGGCGGCAACAGCGATTCGCCGTCTCCGCAAGCGGTGAGCAACAGGGCAAGGGCAAGGGGAGCAAGTGGGCGCATAGCGGGATCCGGATAATTGAGCGCCGAGTATGCCGTAGCTGCGAGTTTCTTACATAAATTTACATACCCTGTGGCGAGTTTCAGTGCCTCACCACAGGGAAGGGCTTACACGAAGCAGAGCGACAACGACTCGGCGATGTAAGCGGGTTTTTCCTGGCCTTCGATTTCCAGGGTGGCGGTGGCCTTGAACAGCCATTGGCCCGGTTTTTTCTCGGTGACGTCCGTGAGGGTGACGTTCAGGCGCACCTTGGAGTTGACCTTCACTGGCTGGATAAAGCGCACGCTGTCCAGGCCATAGTTGACCGCCATCTTCAGGCCCTCTGGCATGATCAGGATGTCTTCCAACAGCTTGGGCATCAGCGACAGCGACAGGAACCCGTGGGCGATGGTGCTGCCGAACGGCGTTTGCGCGGCCTTGACCGGGTCGATGTGGATGAACTGATGGTCGCCAGTGGCTTCGGCGAACAGGTTGATTCGGGCCTGGTCGATGGTGAGCCATTCGGAACGTCCCAGTTCCTTGCCGACATAATCTTTGAGCTGCGCTACGGGTACATAGGGCATTGCG
This genomic window contains:
- a CDS encoding oxidoreductase, translating into MYLTPQHILLAGASGLTGEHLLDRLLNEPTVTRVLAPSRKPLAEHPRLENPVGDPAVLLPQLSGQVDIAFCCLGTTIKKAGSEEAFRAVDLDMVVAFAKRAREMGARHLIVISAIGADPKSSVFYNRVKGEMEQALKAQDWPQLTIVRPSLLLGERVEPRLAEQLAGPLSRLIPGKYHGIEVCELARAMWRLALEEQDGVRVVESDELRKLGK
- a CDS encoding C13 family peptidase, with protein sequence MRPLAPLALALLLTACGDGESLLPPDARLPDGGRYRGDVVNGLLQGQGRVDYPNGSWYAGQFDQGQWHGQGEWHGSNGEVYKGQFKQGLFDGQGSLSTAGSHYVGGFKNGRRNGEGTLKEGQMTYRGEFKDDQYSGLGRLELADGSQYQGQFAHGKPNGEGQRNDDSGNQFSGHFVDGQLEGNGTFNSADGDIYVGQFKQNQLNGKGRYENADGDVWIGQFKEGALSGKGELIGVDGSHYVGEFADWRFSGEGRLNLTDGSFYIGGFDSDNYQGRGTLVLADGTVQAGTWVNGMRVRDADGKLLPDPLEIGVLAQGRLLEAALAAVPASTPAVELYTLAVAGDGKQSVFLREADYVSNMLATRFGARGQIRLVNHRDHIADRPLATRESLRRAVQTLAERSGPEDLVFIYLTSHGTHEHELVLDQPRMELADLPADELAAVLAPLKNRDKIIVISACYSGGFIPALKDEHTLIMTASRADRVSFGCSEEADFTYFGDALFAQAFNQTDDLQQAFKLAQLHVSEREQADNFEPSEPQMWAPKGVIAHWQLLRKQQARKALESVSMNSKEAKGN
- a CDS encoding MaoC family dehydratase, translating into MPYVPVAQLKDYVGKELGRSEWLTIDQARINLFAEATGDHQFIHIDPVKAAQTPFGSTIAHGFLSLSLMPKLLEDILIMPEGLKMAVNYGLDSVRFIQPVKVNSKVRLNVTLTDVTEKKPGQWLFKATATLEIEGQEKPAYIAESLSLCFV
- the yjiA gene encoding GTPase, whose translation is MSSPIPVTVLSGFLGAGKTTLLRHLLKAEHGLKIAVIENEFSDAGIDTQLLGEEPVQVMTLSNGCVCCTIHTDLTKALYLLLERLDSGEIAFDRLVIECTGLADPAPVAQTFFIDEELRERYILDGIITLVDAAHAEHHLTQTIAQAQIGFADRLLVSKRDLVDDATFEALSERLTRINRRAPIRVVEHGKIELAELLDVRGFNLNAGMSLRPVSKAPSSDRISSLVLRTDQPLDIDRLSEFMNELLEDHGKQLLRYKGVLNIAGEDRRMVFQGVLKLYGFDWDTEWAEGEARESVIVFIADELPEDKIREGFKRVYQA